Proteins from a single region of Halalkalibaculum roseum:
- the rpoC gene encoding DNA-directed RNA polymerase subunit beta', giving the protein MPTTNTLTVSKDFDSIGVSLASPETILSRSHGEVLTPETINYRTFKPEMDGLFCEKIFGPVKDYECHCGKYKRIRYKGIICDRCGVEVTRKAVRRERMGHISLTVPVVHIWYFKSLPNKLAYLLGYSSKNLSKIVYYETYVVINPGMTRDLGYKRGDLISEEEYFDIQDQLPEDHWELDDDDDDKFIAKEGAEAIEDLLAGQDLDDLAYRLRYEVRNETSQMRKKKKLKRLQVIESFRAANQHTENRPEWMVQRVIPVIPPELRPLVPLEGGRFATSDLNDLYRRVIIRNNRLKRLIDIKAPDVILRNEKRMLQEAVDSLYDNSRKSNAVRNNNRPLKSLSDMLKGKSGRFRQNLLGKRVDYSGRSVIVVGPELKMHECGLPKEMAVELYKPFIIRRLIERGYVKTVKSAKKVVDRRDQVVWEVLENVIDGHPVMLNRAPTLHRLGIQAYQPVLIEEKAIRLHPLSCTAFNADFDGDQMAVHVPLSHDAILEASVLMLGSHNLLSPASGGPVAVPSQDMVLGIYYLTKMANDQRGEGKTFASTDEVLIAYDQDRIDMHAKINVRLPIENEEGEIEHEIIKTTTGRVIFNEILPEGIEFKNRTLGKKELRTVIADIHAAVGTARTAEFLDEMKALGFEKATVGGLSFSLEDIVIPDEKQQLIEKAQDEVSEITDRYEMGFITDNERYNQVIDKWTSTTNRVSETLFNELANDRSGFNPVFMMADSGARGSKEQIRQLGGMRGLMAKPQKSSMQQGNEVIENPILSSFKEGLTVLEYFISTHGARKGLADTALKTADAGYLTRRLVDVSQDIIINEIDCGTLRGLKMKALKDNEDVIESLEDRILGRVSLHDIYDPITDEQICEANQLIDEKVAQKIAETSIEEVEIRSVLTCETERGVCSKCYGRDLARGTMVQVGEAVGVIAAQSIGEPGTQLTLRTFHVGGTASRMESESMHKTKFEGKVQFENVRVIEYDDGEEIHNVVLSRAGEIKIVDEEGKVLTTYNVPYGAELLVEEGDEVPKGVPLCSWDPYNANIFSEIDGVVEYKDIMEDITYSEETDSQTGHREKVIIDSKDRSLVPTLMVKGDDDRVRENTLPVDTHIVVDDGEEVKAGQVLAKIPRSTGKSKDITAGLPRVTELFEARSPSDPAAVSEIDGIVRMGGRKRGKQEVIVESKDGKSEKTYLISLSKHILVQENDYVKAGQQLSDGTIPAEEILNILGPYAVQSYLVNEIQEVYRLQGVRINDKHIEVIVRTMMQKVEITDPGDTMFLEGDKVDRFEVNNKNDELIGKFVVTDVGGSDLKQGTILDRREVREINNELIKEGKVELETREAEPAISKPILLGITRAALSTESWLSAASFQETTKVLTQASIEAKKDFLLGLKENVVVGHKVPAGTGLRKYEDLIVGKKSELDEEEEEVAKVFEQLSAGDSDSDGDGEVQQAADVEGDES; this is encoded by the coding sequence TTGCCGACTACTAATACATTAACAGTTTCGAAAGACTTCGACAGCATTGGTGTTTCACTTGCATCACCGGAGACAATTTTGTCCCGTTCGCATGGCGAAGTCCTCACTCCCGAAACAATAAACTATCGTACTTTTAAACCGGAAATGGACGGTCTTTTCTGTGAAAAGATCTTTGGTCCGGTGAAAGATTACGAATGCCACTGCGGCAAATACAAGAGAATTCGTTATAAAGGAATTATCTGTGACCGCTGTGGTGTGGAAGTAACCAGAAAAGCCGTTCGACGTGAACGCATGGGTCATATTTCACTGACAGTACCCGTGGTACATATCTGGTACTTCAAATCACTGCCAAACAAACTAGCCTATCTGTTGGGCTATTCATCCAAGAATCTGAGCAAGATTGTTTACTACGAAACCTATGTGGTAATCAATCCGGGCATGACCCGTGACTTAGGTTATAAGCGCGGTGATCTCATCTCAGAAGAAGAATATTTCGATATTCAGGATCAGCTACCCGAAGATCATTGGGAGCTGGACGATGACGATGATGATAAATTCATTGCCAAAGAAGGTGCTGAAGCGATTGAAGACCTTCTTGCCGGACAAGATCTGGATGATCTGGCTTATCGACTACGCTATGAAGTGAGGAATGAAACCTCACAGATGCGTAAAAAGAAGAAATTGAAGCGTCTGCAGGTTATCGAATCCTTTCGCGCTGCCAACCAGCACACTGAAAACCGTCCGGAATGGATGGTACAGCGTGTGATTCCTGTTATTCCTCCGGAATTGCGACCGCTGGTTCCTTTGGAAGGAGGACGTTTTGCGACCTCCGACCTCAACGACCTGTACAGACGGGTAATCATTCGCAACAATCGTCTAAAAAGACTGATTGATATCAAAGCTCCTGATGTGATTCTCAGAAACGAGAAGCGCATGTTGCAGGAGGCGGTTGATTCTCTGTATGATAACTCTCGCAAGTCAAACGCGGTTCGAAACAATAACCGTCCGCTGAAATCTCTCAGTGATATGCTGAAAGGTAAGAGCGGTCGATTCCGTCAGAACCTGCTGGGTAAGCGTGTTGACTATTCCGGTCGATCCGTAATTGTGGTAGGACCTGAACTGAAGATGCATGAATGCGGTCTTCCTAAAGAGATGGCGGTTGAGTTATACAAGCCGTTTATCATCCGGAGACTGATCGAGCGTGGATATGTCAAAACTGTTAAGAGCGCCAAGAAAGTAGTTGATCGCAGAGATCAGGTAGTTTGGGAAGTCCTCGAAAACGTTATTGACGGACATCCCGTAATGCTTAACCGTGCACCGACACTTCACCGACTCGGTATTCAGGCTTATCAGCCGGTACTGATTGAGGAGAAGGCCATTCGTCTGCACCCGCTCTCATGTACAGCCTTTAATGCTGACTTTGACGGTGACCAGATGGCGGTTCACGTACCGTTGAGCCACGATGCCATTCTTGAGGCATCCGTACTGATGCTGGGTTCTCACAACCTGTTGAGTCCTGCAAGTGGCGGACCGGTAGCGGTTCCATCGCAGGATATGGTTCTGGGTATCTACTATCTCACCAAGATGGCCAATGACCAGCGTGGTGAAGGTAAAACCTTTGCAAGTACAGATGAGGTTCTGATTGCTTATGACCAGGATCGCATCGACATGCATGCCAAGATTAATGTTCGTCTCCCCATTGAGAATGAAGAAGGAGAAATCGAGCATGAAATTATTAAAACTACTACCGGACGCGTAATCTTCAATGAGATTCTGCCTGAAGGTATTGAGTTCAAGAACCGTACACTCGGTAAGAAAGAGCTGAGAACGGTTATTGCAGACATTCATGCTGCTGTAGGAACAGCCCGAACAGCTGAATTTCTTGATGAAATGAAGGCACTCGGTTTCGAAAAAGCTACCGTGGGCGGACTTTCTTTCAGTCTGGAAGACATTGTGATTCCGGATGAGAAGCAACAACTCATTGAGAAAGCTCAGGATGAAGTTTCTGAGATTACTGATCGTTATGAGATGGGTTTCATTACCGATAACGAACGTTACAACCAGGTAATTGACAAATGGACCAGCACCACTAACCGTGTTTCTGAAACACTGTTCAACGAGCTGGCCAATGACCGATCCGGTTTCAACCCGGTATTCATGATGGCCGATTCCGGTGCACGTGGTTCCAAAGAGCAGATTCGTCAGCTCGGTGGTATGCGTGGATTGATGGCCAAGCCTCAGAAGAGCTCCATGCAACAGGGTAACGAGGTAATTGAGAATCCGATTCTTTCCTCTTTCAAAGAGGGACTGACGGTTCTGGAATACTTTATCTCAACGCACGGTGCCCGTAAGGGTCTCGCCGATACGGCGCTAAAAACAGCCGATGCCGGTTATCTGACTCGTCGACTCGTGGATGTCTCTCAGGATATCATCATTAACGAGATTGACTGTGGTACACTGCGTGGACTTAAGATGAAGGCGCTGAAAGATAACGAAGATGTTATTGAGAGCCTGGAAGATCGTATTCTGGGACGCGTTTCGCTTCACGATATTTACGATCCGATTACCGACGAACAGATCTGTGAAGCCAACCAGCTCATCGATGAGAAGGTAGCACAGAAGATTGCAGAAACCTCTATTGAAGAGGTTGAAATTCGATCAGTGCTTACCTGTGAAACCGAACGTGGTGTATGTTCTAAATGCTACGGTCGTGACCTCGCAAGAGGAACCATGGTTCAGGTAGGTGAGGCAGTAGGTGTTATTGCCGCACAGTCAATCGGTGAGCCGGGTACACAGCTTACACTTCGAACCTTCCACGTGGGTGGTACGGCTTCTCGTATGGAGTCAGAATCCATGCACAAGACCAAGTTCGAAGGTAAGGTTCAGTTCGAAAACGTTCGCGTGATCGAATATGATGACGGTGAAGAGATTCACAACGTAGTTCTCAGCCGTGCCGGTGAAATCAAGATTGTTGATGAAGAAGGTAAAGTACTGACCACTTACAATGTACCTTATGGTGCCGAGCTTCTCGTAGAAGAGGGCGATGAAGTGCCTAAAGGCGTACCGTTGTGTAGCTGGGATCCGTACAATGCTAACATCTTCTCAGAAATTGACGGTGTTGTTGAATACAAGGATATCATGGAAGATATCACGTATTCCGAAGAGACTGACTCTCAAACAGGACACCGTGAAAAAGTAATTATCGATTCCAAAGACCGGTCGCTCGTACCTACCTTGATGGTGAAAGGCGATGACGATCGCGTCCGTGAAAATACGTTGCCTGTTGACACCCACATCGTTGTGGATGACGGCGAGGAAGTTAAAGCCGGACAAGTTCTGGCTAAGATTCCGCGTTCTACCGGTAAATCGAAGGATATTACGGCGGGTCTGCCGCGTGTAACCGAGCTGTTTGAAGCTCGTTCACCAAGCGATCCGGCAGCTGTATCTGAGATTGATGGTATTGTACGCATGGGCGGCCGTAAGCGAGGTAAGCAGGAAGTTATCGTTGAAAGTAAGGACGGTAAGAGTGAGAAGACCTATCTCATTTCCCTCTCCAAGCACATACTCGTTCAGGAAAATGATTATGTGAAAGCAGGTCAGCAGCTTTCTGACGGAACCATTCCGGCAGAAGAGATCCTGAATATTCTCGGACCATATGCGGTACAGTCCTATCTCGTGAATGAGATTCAGGAGGTATACCGTCTTCAGGGTGTTCGTATCAATGACAAGCACATTGAGGTTATTGTACGCACCATGATGCAGAAGGTTGAAATTACCGATCCGGGCGATACCATGTTCCTTGAAGGAGATAAAGTCGACCGCTTTGAAGTCAACAACAAGAACGATGAACTCATCGGTAAGTTTGTTGTCACAGATGTAGGCGGAAGCGATCTCAAGCAGGGAACCATCCTTGACCGTCGTGAAGTTCGTGAGATTAATAACGAATTGATCAAAGAAGGTAAGGTTGAACTGGAAACCCGCGAAGCAGAGCCGGCTATTTCGAAGCCGATACTGCTGGGTATTACCAGGGCTGCACTCTCTACCGAGAGTTGGTTGTCAGCTGCTTCCTTCCAAGAGACCACCAAGGTGCTTACACAAGCTTCTATTGAAGCTAAGAAAGACTTCTTACTCGGTCTCAAGGAGAATGTGGTTGTGGGACACAAAGTGCCTGCAGGTACCGGACTCCGAAAATACGAAGATCTCATCGTCGGCAAGAAGTCAGAGCTTGACGAAGAGGAGGAAGAAGTGGCTAAGGTATTCGAACAACTCAGCGCCGGAGATAGTGATAGCGATGGCGACGGAGAAGTTCAGCAAGCCGCTGATGTGGAAGGAGACGAATCCTAA
- the rplL gene encoding 50S ribosomal protein L7/L12 — MADVKDIAEQLVNLTVKEANELAKVLEEEYDIKPAAATAVVAGGAAGGGEGGGEEQTEFDVILKSAGQKKIAVIKEVRGITGLGLKEAKELVDGAPNPIKEGIAKAEAEDLKSKLEEAGAEVELK, encoded by the coding sequence ATGGCTGACGTTAAAGACATAGCTGAACAATTAGTCAACTTAACTGTAAAAGAAGCAAATGAACTTGCAAAAGTTCTGGAAGAAGAATACGATATCAAACCTGCAGCAGCTACTGCTGTTGTTGCCGGCGGTGCTGCCGGTGGCGGCGAAGGCGGCGGCGAAGAGCAGACTGAATTTGATGTCATTCTGAAATCTGCCGGGCAGAAGAAAATTGCTGTCATTAAAGAGGTACGCGGTATTACCGGACTTGGCTTGAAAGAAGCTAAGGAACTGGTAGATGGAGCACCTAACCCCATCAAAGAAGGTATCGCTAAAGCTGAAGCAGAAGATCTAAAATCCAAGCTTGAAGAAGCTGGTGCAGAAGTTGAGCTTAAGTAA
- the rpoB gene encoding DNA-directed RNA polymerase subunit beta, which produces MEKIPFTDRLTFASTEHVLDYPDFLDIQLKSFGEFTQLDIAPEDRKVQGLQKIFNENFPIQDSRETHILEFLHYSVDTPKYSMKECQERGLSYAVPLKAKMRLSAVDDDDEASETIEQEVFLGDLPWMTERGTFIINGAERVIVSQLHRSPGVFFGQNVHPNGTQLYNARVIPFKGSWIEFSTDIRDVLWAYIDRKKKVPASTLLRALGYSTDEEIFNLFELSEEVKFGNKKDFNKNLVGKRLATNIVVEKMEEVVDDETGEVTEAMSREVLLERDHELTEDDYGLIKEADLDKVHVQTMEAEESERSVMMNTLRKDNTHSTETALGEIYKQIRTGEMPDPETARQVLERLFFSDKKYDLGEVGRYRLNKRLKQDVDMDIRYLVKEDIVAIVKEVIRLKNMKSQVDDIDHLSNRRIRTIGEQLGQQFSIGLARMSRTIKERMNSRDAEQLTPQDLVNARTISSVINTFFGTNQLSQFMDQTNPLAELTHKRRMSALGPGGLTRERAGFEVRDVHYTHYGRLCPIETPEGPNIGLISSLCIHAKVNDFGFIETPYRKVEEGKVSKDIEYLSAEQEDETVIAQANAPLDKKGAFKNENIFSRFRDGNVGLAKPDQIEYMDVSTNQITSLAAALIPFIEHNDANRALMGSNMQRQAVPLLRPEAPVVGTGLEHRAAKDSRAIITAEGDGEVVYVSSTEIRVKYERTEEEQLTYFDEGIKKYELTKFERTNQDTTINQKPIVNVGDKVVEGQTLADGCSTDGGELALGRNLLVGFMPWRGYNFEDAIVVSERIVQDDVYTSIHITEFEQQVRDTKRGEEELTREIPNVSEEATADLDEQGIIRVGAKVNPSDILVGKITPKGETDPTPEEKLLRAIFGDKAGDVKDASLKTPPGVSGTVIDTKLFSRKRDEQISRKEEKKQVEQENERHAAKVDELNSQMVDKLYSLLRDKTSPGVYDFSGNELIPKGEKYRKSDFEELDPVNINENIDWATDDQLVEHVRKLFGNYRDLRREIDTEAKRRKYQIQVGDDLPPGIIQKAKVYVAKKRKLRVGDKMAGRHGNKGVVAKVVPIEDMPYMEDGTPVDICLNPLGVPSRMNLGQIYETILGWAAKKLGVKFASPIFDGATQEQVEGKLEEAGLPKDGRVTLYDGRTGEPMDQKTTVGYIYMLKLNHLIEDKMHARSIGPYSLITQQPLGGKAQFGGQRLGEMEVWALYAYGASSILKEMLTVKSDDVKGRSRVYEAIVKGENLPEGDVPESFKVLLRELMGLGLEIHID; this is translated from the coding sequence ATGGAGAAAATCCCCTTTACCGACCGTCTTACATTTGCCAGTACCGAACACGTTCTGGATTATCCCGACTTTCTGGATATTCAACTTAAATCTTTTGGGGAATTTACCCAGCTCGACATTGCCCCCGAAGATCGTAAGGTACAAGGTCTTCAAAAAATATTTAATGAGAATTTTCCAATTCAGGATTCCCGGGAAACTCACATACTGGAATTTCTGCACTACAGTGTAGACACCCCCAAGTACAGCATGAAGGAGTGCCAGGAGCGTGGACTTTCCTACGCGGTGCCACTGAAAGCAAAGATGCGTCTGTCTGCTGTAGATGACGACGATGAAGCTTCAGAAACCATTGAGCAGGAAGTATTTCTGGGAGACCTGCCATGGATGACCGAACGAGGTACCTTTATTATCAATGGTGCCGAGAGAGTTATCGTAAGTCAATTACACCGTTCACCCGGTGTATTCTTCGGTCAGAATGTACACCCGAATGGTACACAGCTTTACAATGCCCGGGTCATTCCGTTCAAAGGATCATGGATTGAATTCTCCACAGATATTCGTGACGTACTGTGGGCATATATAGACCGGAAGAAGAAAGTTCCGGCATCTACTTTGCTCCGTGCTTTGGGTTACTCAACCGATGAGGAGATTTTCAACCTCTTTGAACTTTCTGAAGAAGTAAAATTCGGAAACAAAAAAGATTTCAATAAAAACCTGGTCGGCAAGCGTCTTGCCACGAATATTGTCGTGGAAAAGATGGAAGAAGTGGTCGACGATGAAACAGGCGAAGTTACCGAAGCGATGAGTCGTGAGGTACTGCTGGAACGTGATCACGAACTTACCGAAGATGACTATGGCCTGATCAAGGAAGCAGACCTGGATAAGGTACACGTTCAGACCATGGAAGCAGAAGAGTCTGAGCGGTCCGTGATGATGAACACGCTGCGCAAAGATAATACACACAGCACCGAGACCGCTCTCGGCGAGATTTACAAGCAGATTCGAACCGGTGAGATGCCGGATCCTGAGACTGCACGCCAGGTTCTTGAGCGACTGTTCTTCAGTGACAAGAAGTATGATCTCGGTGAAGTAGGAAGATATCGTCTCAACAAGCGCTTGAAGCAGGACGTGGATATGGATATCCGCTACCTGGTGAAGGAAGATATTGTGGCTATTGTGAAAGAGGTTATCCGCCTCAAAAACATGAAGTCGCAGGTTGATGATATTGATCACTTGAGTAATCGACGTATTCGTACTATTGGCGAGCAATTGGGGCAGCAGTTCTCTATAGGACTGGCCAGAATGTCTCGTACTATTAAAGAACGCATGAACTCGCGTGACGCCGAGCAGCTGACACCGCAGGATTTGGTGAATGCACGTACCATATCAAGTGTCATCAACACCTTCTTCGGTACCAACCAGCTGTCTCAGTTCATGGACCAAACCAACCCGCTGGCTGAATTGACGCACAAGCGTCGTATGTCGGCTCTTGGACCGGGAGGTCTTACACGTGAGCGTGCCGGTTTTGAGGTTCGTGACGTTCACTACACACACTACGGACGCCTCTGCCCAATTGAAACGCCGGAAGGTCCGAATATCGGTCTGATTTCATCCTTGTGTATTCATGCCAAGGTAAATGACTTCGGCTTTATCGAAACACCTTATCGTAAAGTAGAAGAAGGCAAAGTCTCCAAAGACATTGAGTACCTTTCTGCCGAGCAGGAAGACGAAACGGTTATTGCACAGGCAAACGCTCCTTTAGACAAAAAAGGTGCTTTCAAGAACGAAAACATTTTCTCTCGTTTCAGAGATGGAAACGTTGGTCTTGCAAAACCTGACCAAATTGAATACATGGACGTGTCTACCAACCAGATTACTTCTCTGGCTGCGGCACTGATTCCATTTATCGAACACAACGATGCCAACCGTGCCCTGATGGGCTCGAACATGCAGCGCCAGGCTGTACCATTGCTTCGACCGGAAGCCCCGGTTGTAGGTACCGGTCTTGAGCACCGGGCTGCAAAAGACTCCCGTGCCATTATTACGGCAGAAGGAGACGGTGAGGTAGTATATGTAAGCTCCACCGAGATACGCGTCAAGTATGAGCGTACCGAAGAGGAGCAACTCACTTATTTTGATGAAGGCATCAAGAAATACGAACTGACCAAGTTTGAGCGAACCAACCAGGATACTACCATCAATCAGAAGCCGATTGTAAACGTCGGCGACAAGGTTGTAGAAGGACAAACCCTGGCTGACGGATGTTCAACCGACGGCGGTGAACTTGCACTCGGACGTAACCTTCTGGTCGGCTTTATGCCCTGGAGAGGATACAACTTTGAGGATGCCATTGTAGTCAGTGAGCGTATTGTACAGGATGATGTCTATACATCCATCCACATTACAGAATTTGAACAACAGGTTCGTGACACCAAGCGCGGTGAAGAAGAACTGACCCGTGAAATACCTAACGTCAGTGAAGAGGCTACTGCCGATCTCGACGAACAGGGTATTATCCGTGTCGGAGCCAAAGTCAATCCGAGCGACATCCTGGTAGGTAAAATTACTCCGAAGGGAGAAACGGACCCTACTCCGGAAGAGAAACTGCTCCGCGCTATCTTCGGTGATAAAGCAGGTGACGTGAAAGATGCATCTCTGAAGACTCCGCCAGGAGTTTCAGGTACGGTCATCGACACCAAGTTGTTCAGCCGCAAGCGAGATGAACAGATTTCCCGTAAGGAAGAGAAAAAGCAGGTGGAACAGGAGAACGAACGCCACGCTGCAAAAGTAGACGAGCTGAACAGCCAGATGGTTGACAAGCTTTACTCACTACTTAGAGATAAGACATCTCCGGGAGTTTATGACTTCAGCGGAAATGAATTGATTCCTAAAGGCGAGAAGTATCGTAAGTCAGATTTTGAAGAGCTGGATCCCGTCAACATTAATGAAAATATTGACTGGGCAACCGACGATCAGCTGGTAGAGCACGTTCGCAAGCTCTTTGGAAACTATCGTGATCTTCGAAGAGAAATCGATACCGAAGCCAAAAGGAGAAAATACCAGATTCAGGTTGGCGACGATCTGCCACCGGGCATTATCCAGAAGGCCAAAGTTTATGTTGCCAAGAAGCGCAAGCTTCGTGTAGGTGACAAGATGGCCGGACGCCACGGTAACAAAGGTGTGGTCGCCAAGGTAGTACCTATTGAGGACATGCCTTACATGGAAGACGGAACACCTGTTGACATCTGCCTGAACCCATTGGGCGTACCTTCCCGAATGAACCTGGGACAAATTTACGAAACCATCCTCGGATGGGCGGCCAAGAAACTGGGCGTTAAATTTGCTTCCCCGATATTCGACGGTGCAACCCAGGAACAGGTTGAAGGAAAACTTGAAGAAGCCGGCTTGCCAAAAGACGGTCGCGTGACCCTTTATGATGGTCGAACCGGTGAACCGATGGATCAGAAAACGACAGTAGGTTACATCTACATGCTCAAGTTAAATCACTTGATTGAGGATAAGATGCATGCCCGTTCCATTGGTCCTTATTCCCTCATTACACAGCAGCCATTGGGCGGTAAAGCACAGTTCGGTGGTCAGCGTCTTGGGGAAATGGAGGTCTGGGCACTCTACGCATATGGTGCATCCAGCATACTCAAAGAGATGCTTACTGTTAAAAGTGATGATGTGAAAGGACGCTCGCGCGTTTATGAAGCTATCGTCAAGGGTGAAAACTTACCCGAAGGCGATGTACCTGAGTCATTCAAGGTACTGCTGCGTGAGCTTATGGGTCTTGGACTCGAAATTCACATCGACTAA
- the rplJ gene encoding 50S ribosomal protein L10: protein MATLEKKKAVVEDATENLSKAGAVYIANYSGMSVGEINNLRGEFFKGDITFKVYKNTLIKRAMDEVGGYEDLYPHLVEQNGFAFVEEELAAPAKVLKKFYEENKKPKFKAAIIDGDYYGEDQLETLAAMKSKTEVIGDIVGLLLAPVSNVVSALQAPGKSIAGALETIAEQGEK, encoded by the coding sequence ATGGCAACATTAGAGAAGAAGAAAGCAGTTGTTGAAGATGCCACAGAAAACCTGAGTAAGGCGGGTGCGGTTTATATCGCCAACTACTCCGGGATGTCTGTTGGAGAAATCAACAATTTGCGTGGCGAATTTTTCAAAGGCGATATTACATTCAAGGTCTACAAAAATACCTTGATCAAACGTGCGATGGATGAGGTCGGCGGATACGAAGATTTATATCCCCACCTGGTCGAACAGAACGGCTTCGCTTTTGTTGAAGAAGAGCTTGCGGCACCGGCTAAAGTGCTGAAGAAGTTTTACGAGGAAAACAAAAAGCCAAAATTCAAGGCTGCAATCATCGACGGAGATTATTACGGCGAAGATCAGCTTGAAACACTGGCTGCAATGAAGAGCAAGACAGAAGTTATCGGGGATATTGTAGGTCTCCTGCTCGCACCTGTTTCCAACGTAGTAAGTGCACTGCAAGCTCCCGGTAAATCTATTGCCGGCGCACTTGAAACCATCGCTGAACAAGGCGAAAAATAA